The Cellulomonas shaoxiangyii sequence ACGCGGAGTCCCTGACCGAGACCACCGTGGCCCTGGCCGCCGCCCGTGCGGACGTGATCCGGCTCGTGCACAGCGCGGTGCTCCCGACACCCGCAGCGGTGCGCGCGCTCGTCGACGTGCTCGCCGCCGAGATCGCCGCGGTCGGGCGCGACCGCACCGAGGTGCGCGTCGTGCTGCAGGTCGAGGCGGTCGTGGCCCGCGACGAGGCCGACGCGGCTCGCCGCCGGGAGGCGGTGACCTACGCCGAGGCGTTCTCGGGGGCGGTCTGGGCCTCCTCGGTCACGTGGCTGGTGGCGCCCGTCGAGCGCCTCGTGGCGGACGCGCACGCGCTCGCGGCCCGCGCGCAGGTCGACGCGGTGGAGCTCGCGCTGGTCGGGGCCTCGGCCGCCCTCGCGCCGGCCGTCGCCGCGGCCGCGGCCTGACGCGGCCCGGGCGGCCGGCGCCGCGGCGGGGAGCGCCCGCCGGGTGGGACGCCCTCGGTGCGGGTGCAGCCCGGCCCGCCCCTGCCTAGCGTGGCGGGACGGGCGCCGCGGGGGCGCCGCGGCGACGGGAGGCACCCATGGCGCACGAGGCGCAGCACCTGGACCGCGAGGAGGGTGTCGCGAAGGTCGCGGAGCTCATCAAGGACGTGCGGATCGCGATGCTGACGACGATCGACCCGTCCGGTGCGCTGGTGAGCCGCCCGATGGCGGTGCAGGAGGTCGAGTTCGACGGCGACCTGTGGTTCTTCACCGAGCTCGACAGCCACAAGGCGGACGAGGTGCGCGGCGGCGGACCGGCGAACGCGGCGTTCGCCGGCTCGACGCACTGGGTGTCCGTCTCCGGCACGGCGGAGGTCGTGCGCGACCAGGCGAAGATCGAGGAGCTGTGGGGCGCGGCCGCGCAGGCCTGGTTCCCGGACGGCCCGGCGTCGCCCGGCGTCGCCCTCATCAAGCTCGAGGCCGAGAGCGCGGAGTACTGGGACAGCCCCGGGGGCCGCCTCGCGACGGTCCTCAGCCTCGCGAAGGCGAGGGTCACGGGCGAGCGGTACGACGGCGGCGACAACGTCGAGGTCGACCTCAGCTGATCGCCCACCGGTCAGGCCGGTGCGCCGACCAGTCCGTGCCGCACGGCCAGCGCCCGCCCGGTCAGCGACGTGTCGGCGTCGACCAGCGCTGCCGGCGGACCGCTGAACACGACCGTCCCGCCCTCCGACCCGGCGCCCGGGCCCATGTCGAGCACGTGGTCGGCCCGCGAGACCACGTCGAGGTTGTGCTCGATGACGACCACGGTGGACCCGGCGTCGACGAACCGGTCGAGCAGGGCGATGAGCCGGTCGACGTCCGCCATGTGCAGGCCGCTCGTGGGCTCGTCGAGCACGTACAGGTCGGCGGGGGAGCCGAGCTCGATGGCGAGCTTGAGGCGCTGGCGCTCACCGCCGGACAGCGTCGAGAGCGGCTGCCCGAGCGTGAGGTAGCCGATGCCGACGGCGTCGAGCGCGGACAGGATCGCCGCGATCGGCTTCTCGGCGCGCTCGGTGAAGAACTCCCGGGCGTCGGCGACGGACATCTCCAGCACGTCGGCGATGGACCGCCCGCGCAGGGTCAGGCCGAGCACCTCCTCGGTGAACCGGCGCCCGCCGCACGTCTCGCACGGGCTCTTCATCGGCTCGAGCGTGCCCAGGTCCGTGTAGATGATGCCGAGGCCGTTGCACGCCGGGCACGCGCCCTCGGAGTTCGCGCTGAACAGCGCCGGCTTGACGCCGTTGGCCTTGGCGAACGCCTTGCGGACGTGGTCGGCCATGCCCGTGTACGTCGCGGGGTTGGACCGCCGTGACCCCCGCGTCGTCGCCTGGTCGACGACGACGGCGTCCGGGTGCTGGCGGGGCAGGACGCCCCGCACGAGCGAGCTCTTGCCGGACCCGGCGACGCCGGTGACCGCCACCAGCACGCCGGTCGGGATCTCGACCGTGACGTCGTGCAGGTTGTGCAGCGTCGCGTGCTCGACCCGCAGCGAGCCGGTCGGCGTGCGCGGCTCCGTCTTGAGCGGCTGGTGGCGCGCCATGTGCTCACCCGTCACGGTGCCGGACGCCAGCAGGCCCTCGACGTCGCCCTCGTAGACGACGCGGCCGCCCGCGGCGCCGGCCCCGGGGCCGACGTCGACCACGTGGTCCGCGATCTCGATGACCTCGGGCTTGTGCTCGACGACGAGCACCGTGTTGCCCTTGTCGGCCAGGGCCCGCAGCAGCTCGTTCATGCGGTGCACGTCGTGCGGGTGCAGGCCGGTGCTGGGCTCGTCGAAGACGTACGTGACGTCCGTGAGGGCGGAGCCGAGGTGGCGGACCATCTTCACGCGCTGCGACTCCCCGCCGGACAGGGTGGTGCTCTCGCGCGAGAGGCTGAGGTAGCCGAGCCCGATGCGCACGAGCGCGTCGAGCCGGTCGGCGATGTCGTCGAGCAGCGGGCGGTACTCCGGGGCGTCGAGGCCGCGGACCCACCGCGCCAGCTCGCTGACCTGCATCGACGTGCACTCGGCGATGGACCGGCCGGCGACCAGGCTGCCGAGCGCGGCGGCGCTCAGGCGGGCGCCGCCGCAGTCCGGGCAGGCGCCGCGCGTCGAGATCCGCTCGACCGCCGTGCGCACGTGCCCCTGCAGCTGCTCGGGGTT is a genomic window containing:
- a CDS encoding pyridoxamine 5'-phosphate oxidase family protein, which gives rise to MAHEAQHLDREEGVAKVAELIKDVRIAMLTTIDPSGALVSRPMAVQEVEFDGDLWFFTELDSHKADEVRGGGPANAAFAGSTHWVSVSGTAEVVRDQAKIEELWGAAAQAWFPDGPASPGVALIKLEAESAEYWDSPGGRLATVLSLAKARVTGERYDGGDNVEVDLS
- a CDS encoding ATP-binding cassette domain-containing protein, which codes for MPDVIAIRGARENNLQDVDLDVPKRRLTVFTGVSGSGKSSIAFDTIAAESQRLLNETHSAFVQNFLPQSAQPDADSLTGLTASIVVDQEPMGGNARSTVGTVTDAYAMLRRLWARLGTPSLGTPTAFSFNDPRGWCPACEGVGSVAAIDEDALVRPHLSLNEGAIDFPNYQAGGWYWKIFVMSGFFDPDAKVGTYTPEQRRILLHGPDGKAPKIDVGGASFTYEGLISKLRRSYLAKNPEQLQGHVRTAVERISTRGACPDCGGARLSAAALGSLVAGRSIAECTSMQVSELARWVRGLDAPEYRPLLDDIADRLDALVRIGLGYLSLSRESTTLSGGESQRVKMVRHLGSALTDVTYVFDEPSTGLHPHDVHRMNELLRALADKGNTVLVVEHKPEVIEIADHVVDVGPGAGAAGGRVVYEGDVEGLLASGTVTGEHMARHQPLKTEPRTPTGSLRVEHATLHNLHDVTVEIPTGVLVAVTGVAGSGKSSLVRGVLPRQHPDAVVVDQATTRGSRRSNPATYTGMADHVRKAFAKANGVKPALFSANSEGACPACNGLGIIYTDLGTLEPMKSPCETCGGRRFTEEVLGLTLRGRSIADVLEMSVADAREFFTERAEKPIAAILSALDAVGIGYLTLGQPLSTLSGGERQRLKLAIELGSPADLYVLDEPTSGLHMADVDRLIALLDRFVDAGSTVVVIEHNLDVVSRADHVLDMGPGAGSEGGTVVFSGPPAALVDADTSLTGRALAVRHGLVGAPA